The proteins below are encoded in one region of Paenisporosarcina cavernae:
- a CDS encoding YopX family protein, giving the protein MRQIKFRFWDKKYNQYFKPIHEAYKGGLEDITIGLQGDLILRTMSDPAIHQSVFPERFGPLQQYTGLKDKNGVEIFEGDIAEVRNSFGTLLYTGEIDFVFGSFGIKNKGSLYETPKFSYLLVIGNIYQHPHFLEESR; this is encoded by the coding sequence GTGAGACAAATAAAGTTCCGTTTTTGGGACAAAAAGTATAACCAATATTTCAAACCAATACACGAAGCTTATAAAGGTGGATTGGAAGATATTACTATTGGGTTACAAGGAGACTTGATATTGAGAACAATGTCGGATCCCGCGATTCATCAATCAGTTTTTCCTGAGCGATTCGGTCCCCTACAACAATACACCGGACTTAAGGATAAAAATGGTGTAGAGATTTTTGAAGGTGATATAGCCGAGGTCAGAAATTCATTTGGGACTTTACTTTATACAGGTGAAATTGATTTTGTTTTCGGTTCATTTGGAATTAAGAATAAAGGTTCCTTATACGAAACGCCAAAATTTTCATATCTCTTAGTAATCGGAAACATATACCAACATCCACACTTTTTGGAGGAATCAAGGTGA
- a CDS encoding Bro-N domain-containing protein, protein MNQLQNVFQFQNNELRTLQQGEEIWFAATDVCEVLEIKNVTQALQRLDEDERSMFNIGRQGDTNFVNESGLYSLVLGSRKQEAKDFKRWITKEVIPSIRKTGSYQQKQLTPAEYALLQAQNMVEMEKKLNEQEGRIGKIETEQHNINEIIGLSVVEWRKKITGILNRIAQAQGGYDMFKEIRNESYKILEDRAKCKLSIRVTNKQKSNGT, encoded by the coding sequence ATGAATCAATTACAAAACGTATTCCAGTTTCAAAACAACGAATTACGCACACTGCAACAAGGTGAAGAAATCTGGTTTGCTGCAACTGATGTTTGCGAAGTCCTTGAAATTAAAAATGTTACTCAAGCGTTGCAACGACTAGATGAAGATGAACGGTCTATGTTCAACATAGGGCGTCAAGGTGACACAAATTTCGTAAATGAATCAGGACTTTACAGTTTGGTTTTAGGAAGTCGTAAGCAAGAGGCAAAAGATTTTAAGCGGTGGATCACGAAGGAAGTCATTCCCTCTATTCGAAAAACGGGCTCCTATCAACAGAAACAATTAACTCCTGCCGAGTACGCATTGCTCCAAGCACAGAACATGGTGGAAATGGAGAAAAAGTTAAACGAACAAGAAGGTCGTATCGGAAAAATTGAAACAGAACAACACAACATTAACGAGATTATTGGCTTATCGGTTGTCGAGTGGCGCAAGAAAATCACTGGAATATTAAATCGAATTGCTCAAGCGCAGGGCGGTTACGACATGTTCAAAGAGATTCGCAATGAAAGCTACAAAATTCTTGAAGATCGCGCGAAGTGTAAGTTAAGTATTCGAGTGACGAACAAGCAAAAAAGTAATGGCACTTAA